ATGCTTTTTAACTTTTAAACTTGTTTGTCAAATATAGGTGAGTCTGAGGAAGTGAATTGGCAATCATTCATCTTCttatgaacaacaatacTTTGAGTTTTTAAAGATTATGACCGGATGATTGCTGATGGAAAGGTAATTCGATTTTGTTACACTTTCCATGAATCACAGAAAAACACGCACAAATCAAGTGTTAcgaattcaaacaaacgatAGCTAAGATCAAAAATGATCGACCACCAAGCTCGATGATGGTTATTGTTTGAATGAGAGTATGGCAAACTACTCTCTCTTAGATGTCCAACGCGATCATCTCATGATGAGCGCGCGTGAATGAGAATAAGAGCATAATGTCTTGTCCGTATGTAGTGTTTTTGGTCGTGGTTTCATCTTCAAATgaagatcaaaaaaatgattgctgCTATTGTATGTGTTTGACAAACGATGCCATGGTTGAGACGAAAATCCatcaatacaattttttcgaaatgaGAGAAGCAAAGATAATTATATACCAAACAAGGAATATCGAAATCGAGTGATGGGCAATTCTAAAATATCCATACTTGGTTGTAGCCGATTCACAtcagaaaaatatttataatcaattatacagacatttttgattgaatagaattttaTTCAGATTAAAACCGCGGTGATAAATAATGAAGGAATGTCTGTGAACAACGTATGAAACATAAATTCGAAATATACTGGCAATGTATAAACCAATACTAAATAGTATCACATGTCGATTCGCAGGTGAGCAAGTTTATTGTTTTCCAAAATCTGTTCCTAAATGCAAAATGTCTACACATACATTATATCGACGATATTTAGAGATCATTCAACATTGGCCATTGGATCCAAATAAGTTATCTCGTGATCTTGGTGTTCATATTCGTGCTCGAATCGGTAAACATTTTCCTAAAGGTGAACTTAGTCCGATTGATTCAACATCGATTCCAACGTTACGTGATGAACTTAATGCATTGGAACGTTTGACGAAAAATGTTAACCGTGATTCACATCGATATAAAGAATGCTCAACAGTTTCTGGCATGACAGCCGAACAATTAGCTCGTGTAACATCTACTGAAACAATCCAatctatgaatgaattctatGATTCTGGAATAGTTAATACATTGAAATATCGATTCTTTTCCATGTTCAAGAAATAAATGTGCAGATTAATATCCTTATTATTTTAGCTTATTACATTAGTTTAATAATAGAATCtagtttatttttgtttcatcatgtTTGAATTGTTAAAAGAAGGTCCATACGTTTGTATCCATTGTGGCTATCCGGACAACAAAGATGTCTATAAAGTTTATGGCGATCAAGTCAAATATCATAGCCGATCGccatcatcagcattatGGCTGGctacaacatcatcaacaacttcagccattatcaatgataataatgatgttcataatcataaaaagCAAAGTAAATTAACACCACGATTGACCAAATGTCAACGTTGTCAAAAATTGGTGGATGAATATGTTCAATTGGATTATAACATTCTATGTTTGGATGCCATCCTACAGAAGATTACATTCTATCGTCATATCCTACATAATTGCCGAATGGCAGGCAATAAAagttcattgaaaatggcgTTAATTTTCTACTTTTGTGAAGCATTTCAACGTTGGTCTACATCAAACGGTGTCACATTCACATCGGAAAAGAAAACCACAGTATCGCCATCATTGtcagattcatcatcatcacatttatcatcatattttcaGTTCGAAGTGAGCTTCTATTATAATTTCTTATGCGTCATTCTCGAATCTTCATTGTTCAATCTATTATTCTATTGTTTCTTCAAAATAGCCCTTACCTTTTTCATGAACAAAAAGAACAGTTCTCATTATCCAATCAACAAGAACTggatatcatcattcaaagaaATGTTTATGTCGttgatcatttgttcatatggaaaattattttttataccATGCACACTATATGGCGGAGATTTAAAACCGATTCTcgaattattcatcaaaattttttattcatgttCTTTGGTTCAATGTTCAAATGTTAAATCACATTCGATGTTGAATCGATtctattcattattattagtactGTTTACCCATCTGATTCACATGTTTCTAGTTGCCAATCTACACGGGCTATTGCcatcaaattttattaataaattacaaaattttctcgtttaaaaataaaaaaaaattatatatttcATCTACTAGTTAGATttaatgtttattttcatcattattgtgatCATCgttggtcttttttttctcgaccAATACGAATCCTTCCAAATGGCTACTTAATGGTCTAAATAAATCAGTTGCAAGCTCTGCCCTCTCGTTTCGATTCAGCAAAACAGGCGTTGTAAATGTTCCGAATGCGGTTATAGCGCGTGGTTTCCATCCGGCTACACCAATGGTATCCATTGATTGGCCAACACGAACCGGTATAGCAatcgaattcatttttgtgtCTAGTGTGACGAGAAATTTTGGACGAATAGAACCGGCTATGAATAGAAGATAGTAATGATGTCGTTGGATCAGATCGTTAACAGGATCGACAAACAATCGAAACATAAACGACATAATGGATGCCAATGAACTTTGTCGTAATAATTGTGGTGTTTCCATTTGTGGTGATAAAGTGAGAACTCCTTTGCCCATATAGAGCAAACCTTGGGCCACTTTTATGGCGAATAAACGATTTACTTTGTCACGATTGAACGCATCAAGTTCGGTTAACATTCGAGACACTCGCGAATGATTAGTTCCAGCACATACAAATCCCAATGCTAAGATAGCGTTGATAGCAACATTTTCATCGGTGAAATGACAATACTTATGAAGTAGTTCGATAACATTCATCTTCGGATCGGATAGATTTGTTAATGCAATGGCTATGAGGACTGATGATTTGATACGAACACTTCCAAGTTTCAGAAATCGTATAAACGTTTGAAAGACCATTTCCGAATTCAACTGATCGCTAATGGAAACTAGGCCAATACCGATGATGGATAACATTTGAATTAGTTCATTGTCGGTAATAGTGGCtgcatcattttttcggttattgtcatttttttcattttcttttttacatttttcatcatttgattcgtccttttttttcgtcaattCATCAGTTATAATAGGACTACAATTACGAAgtaaatgttgaatttttaaaatatttgaagAGCCAATGTAGGCACAAATCTGAACACAAAGTGATAAATATTTTCCCAGGCTTGATcttgtcgatgttgttgttgatatcgATGTTGTCGACGCTTCTCTTTGTGGTGTATTAAATCGTTGgttaattaaatcaattaacGTGGGCAGATCCTTTCGACGGAACATGGCCACCAGGCCAATCGCGTGAATTAAATCGCGTGTACTCGAATCGGCGAGTTTCATTTTGTCgatatttttatccattattTCGATCAAAcgattaataatcaacataTTACCAGTGGAATGTGCAATTAGGCCACAAGCTATTGCATTCAATTCCAAAGGATGTTGCCATTGTTGATTACGGTCAGATGATGAGTTGTTGGCCATCATTGGAtctaaaattgatttgatcactTCACCATGATTAGTACCTAAATATGCCATAGCCAATCCTGCAATCGAACCGATACGAATCGATTGTGAACGATTCATTATATAATTCTTAAGCAATAGATATGCTGGTTCGTAGTccgatttgattgttgtattGATCAAACCGAATGCCATCAATGCACCCGctttaatattttcatctcTGAATCgtaaaaatcgatcaatttttaatAGGCCATTTTGCATATCCCATAGGCATAAAAGACCCATCGTAGCTGTTGCTGTCATTCTACACAAATCTTTATGGCGACCAATCCAATCAGTTCCAGTTAAAACTAACTTATCAGTACCAAATGCAGCATTAATAAAACAATTCATGAATGAAGTTCCAAGAACTGATTGTTGGTTATATGTGGGAAGcattggttgttttttccGATTTCGCCTGTTCAAATCCTTGTGGACAATATCATGAGGAGCTTTCGGTTGTAGTAGGTCCAATTGCTTTGCAACAAGCAAAAACTCTTGACTTAATCGATGATTGGACAATGCATCCAACAACGGTTGATCGTCATCAGCGATTGAGTTTCGCAATCGACtagaaaattcatcatcgtcgatgaatgaaatattatGCCTCGCCAAAATCAAAGCCATTTGTCGACGTATAAGTAAATCTGGACATAATAGAAAAATCCTTACAATAATCTCTTTGCTCTGCATCTGTATGGCGACAAACAAAGCTTCTGTGTATAATTTATGATCCAAATACAGCGATAATGATGTATACAGAATGTTTTGACTCTCGGTTTCATCAACGTATAAACTACTAACTATAAGATATTGACAAACTTTTTCACATAGATCTTCGTCATGAATAATTGTTTCCAACATTGGTAACTGTTCGACTTCTATCAATAGATCACAGGCTTCAATTTCGGAATTTTGCCTTATGAAATAGATGGAACACTCGtgtatcaatttcaataatgtttgtttattatctTTGGGtgaatttttccatatttcaACCACATCTTTGACTAGATTTCGTACGTATGACATTCCATATTgagaaatcaaatttttcgaGCCAAGCATATAGTATTTAACAATTTGACCTTTGATTTCGCTAGAATGTCCCGAACATGTATACGATATAATATCGGCCAAAATCTTCTTTACACAATCATTGCGTTTATTTTCATAGATTcgttttaattcattttcgaaTAACATCAATACTTTTAATATGTCCGGAATGCTGGCAAATCCTGTGGCCGTATCGATATGTCGGCTAATTTTGGCCAGTGtttccaaatcatcattttcattatcatcattaccactTGCTGAcaataatttaatcaatacagttatttctaattttaaatcctgaaatgatgattcattggGTTTTTTGCCAACCATAAAATTTGTcgtatttttgttgtcattattgttgGTTGTGACTGTActcattattaattaattcgtagatattaaaaaaaacgttgaAACTTATGCATTACAGCGAACATTTTATATacgatttaattttttatgccaattaattttttaataaattgattaaatgaaatttatgtttggtaaaaatcattcacatattcaattcacaatcaagaaactttttttttgttgcattccaaaatttgattaaaatttgcctgaataataatacttgtttgttgttttaatgGTAAagacaaataatttttgtggaatttggaaaaaaaaatattgtgcCTTATAATAAACAATGGATTGGGACACAAAAACCATTTTGGACGCAACCTACGTATAATATGtacaacacaacaaaaaaaaaactgaaaaaaattaaattttacaaaattgaaaaaattacaattaaaaaaaacctaatcAGAatgacaaatcaaaaaaaaatttgcttgTCCATTTTAtcttctgtttgtttgtattatcGAGAATCGGTCgacatcattatgatttgtttgcaatcatcaatcatgaGCGAATATcacgaataaaaataaaaatatgagatgaacaaaggaaaaaattaaatattacaaaatgtagaaaaaacgaaatgattgaaaataataaataacagagaaaaaaaaattaatgtatGGTCGGCGATTCATATGGTCATTTTagtgccattttttttgtttttgaatctaTTGTAGCATTGTTACATTATTTGTAGTGACGCATGtacatattattattatttcagagatgagatgaaaaataatgactGAAAAATATTCGGAATTTTTGATAGTAAAtgggtggtggtgatgtggtagttttttttatcgaataattaattagtgtgtgtgtttgtgtgttgatGTATATGGTGGCACTTGACATTTTGTCCTTTTTATTTGTATAAGATTTTCAGTTctttatcgattattgaaattcatcttcattttaaataaataaattggcCAGATgaggaatgaaaaaaaattcaatgaatcaagaaGAATGTGACTGTGTATGCAAATCGAATAAGTTTTGACATTtatgaaattattcaaagaaactttcattataaaaaatCATCGCCGGTTGAGCTCAATTTTCAATGCTAATtgcgaaaaataaaaaaaaattaaaaaattaaatgacaaaaacaacatcacacacaccatCAATAATGTCCAATTTAATCTTTTGCAATTCTTTACGTATATCATTCATAATTTCCATGCGTAAACGATCCATATCGTTATCACTGATgccattaatttttgtttgatcatcattgttggaTATGCCGGTTCGTCTATAAGAAAAATTacataatcaaaaataatggatAATCTAACATGGTTAttgatgtcatcatcatacctATTGTGATAATCTTTTGAATCATCTTTCGATGGACTGCAACCATTGACCATGGATGTTTTATTTCCATCTTTGTTATTGAAACGATCATTGTTGCTGCCATCCTGAGGATTCTGTGGTTGGCTATTACTTTCAGCTTGAGCTCTCCTCCTAGCTAATGTTTTGGCCATTTCATCCATTAAATTACCAGGTGCAGCATTACGAGCGGCTACAAcactcgatgatgatgatgacgaagtAGATGAATTGTCACCACCGCTACTGCTACCGTCTTCTTTAATAGATGTTGTTCGTTTTAATTTAGCATTGGCGATGGCTGCCGCAAGATTCATTGAACCGGTGGCAATCGAATTCATCACTTGAGTTCCAGCAGCGTTTGTTGGTGGTAATCGAGATCCATTGGTGTTTGAAACACTGCCCCCGCCCATAGAAGGTGGaggaggtggtggtggtggcggtggtggtgccACAACcgttgttgttccattttgGCCATTGATAATGTTGCCACCATTCATTACTATAACATTATTAGCGGCAGGTTGTAaatttgatgacgatgtCATAGTGGATGATGGTGGaggaggtggtggtggtggtatcgATTGTGGGGGCATTTGAGACATcgattgatgttgttgctggACTACTTGAGCAATTGTTCCCGTGGTAGGAATTGAATTTCGATGAATCAGATGACCACTGCTCATATAGGTGGGCTGCGGTGGTTGTTGCGAGATATTAGTCATCGATTGATGTTGTGTCATGATTGGTGCagcatgatgattatgagcATCAACACCACTGACCGTCATTATAGGATGTTGAGAATGAATCATAGTCTGATGATGTATGGTAGTAGCTGCAACTACATGATGATCCAATGTTTGGTTAttactattgttgttgttgatatgatttgaatgccaaccgttttgttgttgcggTTGTGTGattggtggttgttgttgcggCGGTGGTTGCTGCTGTGGTCGTAATTCACCATATTCTTCGGGTGGACCAATATGACCATACAAGGGTTGTTGTGATTTGGTCGTACCATAggtattttgattcaatagaTCAATCactttcatcatcgtatGAGCAAATGCATCGGCCTCATCTTTACTGCTGAAATTTAGGCCATAAACCTGACGATTTTCACGCCATTGATGAAATATGGGAGTTGCTTGAttatattttaaatttttcaatatagcACAATTGATGACAACCTGATTGTTGAtcaaagtagaaaaaaaaattatttttttttataaaaaaaacaccaataCATGTATGAAATATGGAAACATACCTCGTgatcttgaatttttcttcctACGACTCTGAACGAATTATTCTGTATATTATGATAAATATGAACGCGAGAAAGGCCACTGGATGTGCCACTTGGTaaccattttttatttgtatcatcataaatcataACCGAAGCACGAGCTGAAGTAATCGATGTTTCCGTATTGCTGATTAAAATAaacacaaatcaaattgagaTTATATAATCActtcaatcaatataaacCTCTCACTGACCTCATTTTcggttgaaattttttccgcTCATTGACAATTTAACAATTTATAAATTGTGGGTAATTATGGtttgatgttgttttgttgtaaatAAATCTGGAATTTAActaaaaaattctaattccTAAATTATCGcaaagaatttcttttttattgatgattattaaacCTATGTGTCAACCTGTTAGGTTTTATTTCTACATTGATTggcaatcattatttttgctggttgttgctgttgatgacgatgtatatatattgatgatgacttgCAGAGATCAGAAACGCCACACACGATTCGTTTGTGAGTATATATGAGGCAtgaaaggattttttttttgaagctTGTGAATACTCTTTcctttctctttctcactcgaaaattaaaatctttTTTGACTGATAATCGAGTGGTTGTGGATTTTATTTCGATTATAAAAAGTTCAATTTAAAGTTTATATAGAcgctatgtgtgtgtgtatataacAGGACGAGTAAGCATGAGAATCAGAGGAAAATACTGTCAAAGAActatttaagaaaaaaatgttacatagacattatcatcttttCATCTTTCTATAGAGATAAGGATGAAACAAATAAGAATTTTAATGTCACACATACCTCTTTTTTTGCTagtgaaaaatgaacaaaacaatgaatgaatgtcaaCATAAAGATCTAGAATTTCTTCGAaaagtgtaaaaaaaaattggaacaagAATTGTCATTTGAGTATGAATGTTTACCAATGCAcatataattttttgatggcacttctactttttttcaatataaaaacaattcTTCCTGAATCTTTAAGTATTGAGTGAAGAAGCAGAATtttcacgaaaaaaaacagaggaCTTAAAAGAGCACAAGTTGATAGCAGTtgagaatttcattcaatttttattccaaaCCACAAATTATTGTAGAAGTAGGCAGAATAATGAAAAGTTCATAGTGGTAGTGGTGGCAAAGGCGAcgacaatgaatgatgaattcgtTGAATATCTGGCGCGCGCGTTGGGCGCTGTCCCCGATGTATAATACATTTTACCCAAATATATACCAGCCAAATGATGTCAAATACTGAGTGAATGACGGACAAAATGGTAATAGCAgatcacaaacacaaaaagcACTCGGTATAGGCAAAACTTCAATTGGccaaataaatataatgaaatcGAGGTGGTGGCGGTCACGAAATCGATTCGAAAAGAATCTAAACAATCGATCCTATCActagcacacacacacagtgttGAGAGGGATCAAAGTTAGATGGTTCCGGAATTCCAGTTTCATTATTCTGCATATAACGCGGAATGGATctattatacacacacacaaagacatATTAATTCTGATTGTTTGAACTGTACAACAccaacatacacaaacaaagcGCGATGAGGTCAAGTCAACTTAGCTGGTTGGATAGTcggtacaacaacaaagttaAACCATGAACCAATGGACCAtttcttatttttcattcagtaAAGCGAGCCATTAGAAATCATATTGCCCAAATCCCATTCtattattaaaattcatttgattctatATGCTACTACCACAAAGGTTCGAGCAGGTAATAGCAGTATAGAGTGATATTTGTGTTTGGGTTGGTGATTGTGGTACCATAAATAGAGCACGTGACACCattatattcaattgttattttttgatttgttgaatcggattgattaaattagatttgattcgaatttatttcatttttttaaaaatcataaattaataattaatcaGTAGCAGAAGAATTATTGACAGTATCCAATTGAATAACACGTAATTTTTGTGTATCAGTCAATATACAggcacaatcattatcattaccacAATAATGAGAACAGGAAAATATGGTGGCACATTTATtaccaaaatgaaatgtataTCCATTAGGTGGAACTTCATGAGCACGTATTATATATGTGAGACCGTTTTTCCGTAAGAAATTTAATGCACCAGTTTCGTTAAACAGAAATGCTGTACCTCTTTTAGTGTTTTTGATGAAACCATTTAAATTATCCGGATTAAGATTGAGAAGGTCAGCAATCTCAAGAAATTGTTGCATATGACATGGATCAGACCATAGAATTTCCCAAGCGGCTCGTGATTCACGTTCCGGATCTTTTAATTCCTGTTTGATTTTGACCAATTGTTCCACTTCCGATAAGCTTCGTGGTAAACCTCCGTGTGCacaaaaaatacaatcatcaaccaatGCACAAACTGGGAATTTATCAAATATTCGATTGGTTAGTTCCCAGATTTTCAATCCATAAAAATCGCCATATTTATGAAGGCATTCACGTTTGTATGTATAATTCGTCTGAATAAGTCGAACTTCATGATTGCCACGCAACAATGTCACTTTATTGGGGCATAGAATTTTGAATGCAAACAAATACATAGCACATTCGAAACCCCATTGACCACGATCAACATAATCACCAAGAAAAAGATAATTAGCTCCAATGCACGGTATCTGTTTCCATAGGGCCTTTtccaaagaaaataaatcttCCAGATTGCCATGTATGTCACCCATGATGAAACAAGGTGAATAGATTTTAtgacatttttgttcattctttAGCAACagttcaatttcattattaattgacAATAGCAATTTCCATAGGTCTTCTTTTCGATCTTGCATCAGGCCATTTGGATTTCGAACCGTACCTTTATTGTTGCTAAAATCTCGTACcaaatttataataatgttaGCGGCTGAATTTCGATTGAATACCGTTTCGATCGAATATTGTTGAGCTGTTAAACATTCTTTACGATGTATGTTGGGATTGATTGCTGAATCTTCTTGATATTTGTTAATGATGCGTTTTATTTTCAGATTTCCATGTACATCAAATTTTACAGAATGAGTGGCCAGATCGTATCGTTTTTCTTTACACGTTTTACACGTCCCTTGGTATCGACGTTTGATTAATACGTTGCTCAATGCCTTCTCTGCACGACGTAGACCTTTGGCCACCAATGCTCTTGATATTCGACTGAAAATACCTTTTTGATAACGACATAATACCGATGTACCACGGAATCGAAGATTACCGATAGCTGAGACAAAATCTCTTTCCGAAATGATCAATTCAGCGCTATTTATTTCTTTGGTATTCAAACTATTCAATGCATTTTTCAACCgtgaatcgattgaattttgatccGGATTAATTTCGAGCAAGAGTTTTCGTAAACATTCCTTGGTCATATGTCCGGATTCATCACtgaaaaaacgataaatgaatttaacaCGAAATTTTCCATGTTGTATGGTTGGTTCCATACAAGCGAGACCAAGAAGTAATTCAtggaatgataaaaaattagTTTTCGTATAGTTGAATCCACGAAAAAATCGAACCAAACGTGCATCATCCTTTTcaaattcatgttttttcatataacatttgaatgattcaatcGACATTGAGAAACTTGGATAGCAGTGTACAAGAAAATCTTCATACAAACGTTCTACATCTTTTTCCGTTATATGAATCGGCTTAAGCATCTCTTCTTCAAGATTACGTGGAGGATCGCGTGGAACATAGAGCAATACCTCTTCTAGACTATATTcagatatttttgtttctttcattgTATTTAGATTGTTTCCGAATTCCAACAATTCTGGACCCCAAAGATTGTTGTATTTTGTGATTTCATGAAGCGATATCCATTCCAGATTATCGGTATTCTGGccacattgaaaatgaaaatgtccCTGGCcctcattattattgcattTAATtctaaaatgataaattaacCGAGTAATGAATCGCATCGTTCGCGGTAACTGCAATCGTAACACTTGCATACacatgaaattttcatatgGTGGATTTTCTTTGAATGCATTCACACGGTCCGGATCACCACCggaaacaatgataataaagcCAAGAATAGCATTGTCTTCCCAACCTAGATTATGAAGCAACGATGTGAATGGCATCCATACTACATGatcttgatgattgattaaaattcgATTGTGCACCGGGCAATGTATGATATACGCACAACAATCATATTTACCCGATGAACCCATGAGGCCATTTTCAGGTCTTAATTTTGGAAAACGTTGAGGTTCACCGGGTTGTTGattctgctgttgttgttgttgatctttACTGTTTAATTTTCGATTGTTAATAGATACGGATTTGGACATTGATTTTATCGTTTtcgtatttgatgatgacgaaaaagATCGTGTCGATTGTAATGAACTCACCAGTT
This is a stretch of genomic DNA from Dermatophagoides farinae isolate YC_2012a chromosome 2, ASM2471394v1, whole genome shotgun sequence. It encodes these proteins:
- the LOC124499173 gene encoding ubiquinol-cytochrome-c reductase complex assembly factor 2; this encodes MSTHTLYRRYLEIIQHWPLDPNKLSRDLGVHIRARIGKHFPKGELSPIDSTSIPTLRDELNALERLTKNVNRDSHRYKECSTVSGMTAEQLARVTSTETIQSMNEFYDSGIVNTLKYRFFSMFKK
- the Arv1 gene encoding ACAT-related protein required for viability 1, with translation MFELLKEGPYVCIHCGYPDNKDVYKVYGDQVKYHSRSPSSALWLATTSSTTSAIINDNNDVHNHKKQSKLTPRLTKCQRCQKLVDEYVQLDYNILCLDAILQKITFYRHILHNCRMAGNKSSLKMALIFYFCEAFQRWSTSNGVTFTSEKKTTVSPSLSDSSSSHLSSYFQFEVSFYYNFLCVILESSLFNLLFYCFFKIALTFFMNKKNSSHYPINKNWISSFKEMFMSLIICSYGKLFFIPCTLYGGDLKPILELFIKIFYSCSLVQCSNVKSHSMLNRFYSLLLVLFTHLIHMFLVANLHGLLPSNFINKLQNFLV
- the LOC124499171 gene encoding 26S proteasome non-ATPase regulatory subunit 2; this encodes MSTVTTNNNDNKNTTNFMVGKKPNESSFQDLKLEITVLIKLLSASGNDDNENDDLETLAKISRHIDTATGFASIPDILKVLMLFENELKRIYENKRNDCVKKILADIISYTCSGHSSEIKGQIVKYYMLGSKNLISQYGMSYVRNLVKDVVEIWKNSPKDNKQTLLKLIHECSIYFIRQNSEIEACDLLIEVEQLPMLETIIHDEDLCEKVCQYLIVSSLYVDETESQNILYTSLSLYLDHKLYTEALFVAIQMQSKEIIVRIFLLCPDLLIRRQMALILARHNISFIDDDEFSSRLRNSIADDDQPLLDALSNHRLSQEFLLVAKQLDLLQPKAPHDIVHKDLNRRNRKKQPMLPTYNQQSVLGTSFMNCFINAAFGTDKLVLTGTDWIGRHKDLCRMTATATMGLLCLWDMQNGLLKIDRFLRFRDENIKAGALMAFGLINTTIKSDYEPAYLLLKNYIMNRSQSIRIGSIAGLAMAYLGTNHGEVIKSILDPMMANNSSSDRNQQWQHPLELNAIACGLIAHSTGNMLIINRLIEIMDKNIDKMKLADSSTRDLIHAIGLVAMFRRKDLPTLIDLINQRFNTPQREASTTSISTTTSTRSSLGKYLSLCVQICAYIGSSNILKIQHLLRNCSPIITDELTKKKDESNDEKCKKENEKNDNNRKNDAATITDNELIQMLSIIGIGLVSISDQLNSEMVFQTFIRFLKLGSVRIKSSVLIAIALTNLSDPKMNVIELLHKYCHFTDENVAINAILALGFVCAGTNHSRVSRMLTELDAFNRDKVNRLFAIKVAQGLLYMGKGVLTLSPQMETPQLLRQSSLASIMSFMFRLFVDPVNDLIQRHHYYLLFIAGSIRPKFLVTLDTKMNSIAIPVRVGQSMDTIGVAGWKPRAITAFGTFTTPVLLNRNERAELATDLFRPLSSHLEGFVLVEKKKTNDDHNNDENKH
- the LOC124490241 gene encoding uncharacterized protein LOC124490241 isoform X1; translation: MCASLNKELVSSLQSTRSFSSSSNTKTIKSMSKSVSINNRKLNSKDQQQQQQNQQPGEPQRFPKLRPENGLMGSSGKYDCCAYIIHCPVHNRILINHQDHVVWMPFTSLLHNLGWEDNAILGFIIIVSGGDPDRVNAFKENPPYENFMCMQVLRLQLPRTMRFITRLIYHFRIKCNNNEGQGHFHFQCGQNTDNLEWISLHEITKYNNLWGPELLEFGNNLNTMKETKISEYSLEEVLLYVPRDPPRNLEEEMLKPIHITEKDVERLYEDFLVHCYPSFSMSIESFKCYMKKHEFEKDDARLVRFFRGFNYTKTNFLSFHELLLGLACMEPTIQHGKFRVKFIYRFFSDESGHMTKESITSARASVMIYDDTNKKWLPSGTSSGLSRVHIYHNIQNNSFRVVGRKIQDHEVVINCAILKNLKYNQATPIFHQWRENRQVYGLNFSSKDEADAFAHTMMKVIDLLNQNTYGTTKSQQPLYGHIGPPEEYGELRPQQQPPPQQQPPITQPQQQNGWHSNHINNNNSNNQTLDHHVVAATTIHHQTMIHSQHPIMTVSGVDAHNHHAAPIMTQHQSMTNISQQPPQPTYMSSGHLIHRNSIPTTGTIAQVVQQQHQSMSQMPPQSIPPPPPPPPSSTMTSSSNLQPAANNVIVMNGGNIINGQNGTTTVVAPPPPPPPPPPPSMGGGSVSNTNGSRLPPTNAAGTQVMNSIATGSMNLAAAIANAKLKRTTSIKEDGSSSGGDNSSTSSSSSSSVVAARNAAPGNLMDEMAKTLARRRAQAESNSQPQNPQDGSNNDRFNNKDGNKTSMVNGCSPSKDDSKDYHNRRTGISNNDDQTKINGISDNDMDRLRMEIMNDIRKELQKIKLDIIDALKIELNRR
- the LOC124490241 gene encoding uncharacterized protein LOC124490241 isoform X2, producing the protein MSNTETSITSARASVMIYDDTNKKWLPSGTSSGLSRVHIYHNIQNNSFRVVGRKIQDHEVVINCAILKNLKYNQATPIFHQWRENRQVYGLNFSSKDEADAFAHTMMKVIDLLNQNTYGTTKSQQPLYGHIGPPEEYGELRPQQQPPPQQQPPITQPQQQNGWHSNHINNNNSNNQTLDHHVVAATTIHHQTMIHSQHPIMTVSGVDAHNHHAAPIMTQHQSMTNISQQPPQPTYMSSGHLIHRNSIPTTGTIAQVVQQQHQSMSQMPPQSIPPPPPPPPSSTMTSSSNLQPAANNVIVMNGGNIINGQNGTTTVVAPPPPPPPPPPPSMGGGSVSNTNGSRLPPTNAAGTQVMNSIATGSMNLAAAIANAKLKRTTSIKEDGSSSGGDNSSTSSSSSSSVVAARNAAPGNLMDEMAKTLARRRAQAESNSQPQNPQDGSNNDRFNNKDGNKTSMVNGCSPSKDDSKDYHNRRTGISNNDDQTKINGISDNDMDRLRMEIMNDIRKELQKIKLDIIDALKIELNRR